A single region of the Pontibacter kalidii genome encodes:
- a CDS encoding ArsI/CadI family heavy metal resistance metalloenzyme: MKRFHVNVRVKNLEESTAFYIALFGTEPTVLKPDYAKWMLEDPRVNFAISHHPENAGIEHLGIQAESEEELGEVYGRLKEAKGAIREEGKCTCCYAKSEKSWITDPQGVDWEAFYTFGESTVYGEPVTKCCPETSDAI; this comes from the coding sequence ATGAAAAGATTTCACGTAAACGTAAGAGTAAAAAACCTGGAGGAATCTACCGCCTTCTATATTGCTTTGTTCGGCACTGAGCCGACCGTGCTGAAACCCGACTACGCCAAGTGGATGCTGGAAGACCCGCGCGTAAACTTCGCTATCTCGCATCACCCGGAAAACGCCGGCATTGAACACCTGGGCATACAGGCTGAGAGCGAGGAGGAACTGGGCGAAGTATACGGTCGCCTGAAAGAAGCCAAAGGGGCCATCCGGGAGGAAGGAAAGTGTACCTGCTGCTATGCCAAGTCGGAGAAGTCGTGGATCACGGACCCGCAGGGTGTGGACTGGGAAGCGTTTTATACTTTCGGAGAGTCCACAGTGTATGGTGAGCCAGTAACAAAATGCTGCCCAGAAACCTCCGATGCCATTTAG